The sequence below is a genomic window from Kitasatospora kifunensis.
GGTGCCCGCGCCGTCGATCACCAGCAGGTCGCCGTGGGCCAGCGCCTGCAGGGCGATGGTGCGCAGCAGCGTGGAGGTGCCCGAGCCGGTGGAGCCCAGTGCCAGCAGGTGCGGTTCGCCCGAGCGCGGTCCGGTGCGCCAGATCACCGGCGGCTGGTGGCCCGAGCGGCCGTCGTGGCTGACCGGGATCATCCGCTGGGTGGCCTGCGGGTCGGTGAAGCCGAGCACGATCTCGCCGGGCGTGGTCACCCAGGTCTGTGCGGGGATGTCGCCGGGCAGCGGGGCCAGCGCGGTGACCTGTAGGCGGCTGCACTCCAGGTCCCAGTCGAAGCGGTACTCCCTGCCTCGGCCGGCCTTGGCCTGCAGCACCTGCTCGATCCGGGCCCGGGCGGTGGGCTCGGTGTCGGTGAAGTAGGCGGGGTAGCCGATCTCCAGCGCGGCGAGCCGGCCATCGGCGTCGAAGGCCCAGCCCGCGAAGGCGTCCTGGTACCTGCCGTCGGGGCGGTAGAGCGGGCAGACGTCGTCCGGGGTGGCCAGGTAGGGGGTGAGCGCGGCGTAGAGGGCGGGCAGCTTGACGTCGGCGGGGTCCGGTTCGGGGGTCGGGGCGGGCTTGCGCTCGCGGCCGCTCCAGGCGGCGCTGGCCACCAGCGTGACCACCGCGAGGAGCGGGCCGTGCGGCAGCAGGACCACGCCCATCACCCCGGCGGCGGTCAGCAGCAGGGCCGGGCCGCGCCGCTCCTTGGGCGTGGCCTGCCAGCGGGATTTGGTCCAGCCGACGTGCCGGCGCAGGCCGCGCGCGATCAGCGTGAGCGGCGCGAACATGTCGGCGGCGTGGTCGCCCGCGGTGCGGGCGACATCGCGGCCGCGGGTCAGATGACGGTTGAGGGACATGGTCCTGGACTCCCCGGGCGGATCGGACGGGCTGGGCGGCGGGCGGCCGCCGCGGGTGGCGGGCCTGCGGGCGCTACGGGCTTGCGGCGCTACGGGCCTGCGGTGCTGCGGACGGACGGGCGGGCGGCGGCCCGGGGCGGTGGGACCCGCACCCGGGCCGCAGGCGCGCGGCTCAGAGCTTGATGCCGCCGAGCAGGTTGGCCAGGCTCGCGCCACCGGCCTGGATGCTCGGGGCGATCGCGGTGCCGGCGAGGTAGAACCCGAAGAGGGCGCAGACCAAGGCGTGGGAGACCTTGAGGCCGTCCCGGCGGAAGAAGAGGAAGGCGATGGTGCCGAACAGGACGATGCCGGAGATGGACAGGATCACGGGGACTGCTCCTCGGTGAGGCGGGACAGGGTGCCACTGCCGTGGGGCGACAGCGCTGAGGGTCCGCGCTGTCATACAGGGGGACAGTGTCACGGAAAGTGCCACAATCGTGACAAAAAGTAATAGATGATGGAATGGAGCAAATGGGTGGTCTTCCAGCGAAGCCGCAGGCCGGAGGTGGGGACGCGGGTTCGGGTCGACTTCCGGGGTGGGCTGTGCGGGCGGCTTTTCCCGCCTTTTTCGCGGGGGCGGGTGTGACCGGCGCGAACATCCGACGGCGCGCCGAATTCGCTCGAATGGCGGCGTAACCCGGGGCCGGATGTGTCGTGCGGACGCCGCGTCGGGTAGTGGGGTGTGCTCGTCTGCGCGGGTGCGGCGCGCTCGCGGGTGCGCGGTGGCCGGATCGCGGTGGGCTGCTGGTCACGAAGATCACGGGCGACTACCGTTCCCAGGGCTGGATCCTGCTGGTGTCCCTTGGGCCGCCCACCGTGTGCCGGTCGGCCCGACGTGTCCATCCCCGATCGAAAGGGCCTGTGATGGCCGAGTCGCACGAACCCCTGCCGTCCGCCGCTGCCGCCGAGGCCTCCGAGGAGGCCGAGCTGATCGAGCTGGCGGGGCGGATCTTCGAGGCCGCCCGCAGTGGCGACGCCGAGGCGCTCGGCGCTTTCCTGACTGCCGGAGCGCCGGCGAACCTTGCCAACGACCGCGGCGACACGCTGCTTATGCTGGCCGCCTATCACGGTCACGCCGCGGCGGTGCGGCTGCTGCTCGAGCGCGGCGCCGACCCGAACCTGGCCAACGACCGCGGCCAGACCCCGTTGGCCGGCACCGTCTTCAAGGGCGCCGACGAGGCGCTGACCGCACTGCTCGAAGGCGGCGCCGACCCGCACGCCGGGCAGCCCTCGGCCTTCGACACCGCGCAGATGTTCGGCAAGCAGGAGCTGGTGGACCGGTTCGCCGGTCGATGAGTGCGGACCGGGGCGGCGTATGTCTGAGTCGATAAATAGTCGAATCATCGGACAATAATTCAGCCGTATGCTTGCCGTCATGGAGCTTCGGACCACCGGATACGACCACCCTGACGCAGAGCTGCTGACCGCCGAGGTCCAGCAGGAGTACATCCGCCGATACGGCGAGGTGGACGTCACCGAGATGCGGCCCGAGCACTTCTCGGCCCCGCACGGGATCTTCGTGGTCGGTTACCTGGACGGCGCGCCGGTCGCCTGCGGCGGCTGGCGCGCCAAGGACAGCAGCCACCCGTTCCTGCTCGACGGCGACGCCGAGCTCAAGCGGATGTTCGTGGTTCCCACCGCCCGGGGGCGGGGCCTGGCCCGGGTGATGCTGCGCCATCTGGAGGAGCAGGCCGGCGCCGCCGGGCGCACCCGCGTGGTGCTGGAGACCGGCACCGAGCAGCCGGAGGCGGTGGCGCTGTACGCCTCCGAGGGATACCAGCCGATCACCAAGTTCGGCCTCTACCGGGACGCCCCCAAGTGCATCTGCCTGGGCAAGGAGCTCGCCCCGCGCTGAATTCTCCACGCGGTGCCGCCGATTGGCTGGTTACTTGACTGATGTCGGTGAATTATCCGTACTCCGGTCGTGGGGATGTGCGGTCAGGTGGCGGAAGAACCGCGAATTGGGCGGTTGGACTGGGTTAGCGTCGTCCTCGTTGCGTCCTCGAGCACTCCCGGAAAACCCGGGAGTGCTCGTCCCTGTCCAACCGCTATTCACCGGGAGACACCGTGCACGACAATTGCCAGCCGGAAAGCAGTGCGGCCGCCGCCGACGGGGTCCAGCTCGCGGTGAACGCGCTCGCCGAATTCCCCGTCAAGGGCGGGGCCGGAAACATGGCCGGGCGCATCACCGCGGCCGCCGACCTGTGCCGGGCGGTGGACAAGGCGCTGGACGCCCTGGTGGTCCGGATCGCGGCCGAGGCCGCCGAGGAGGGCTGGACCACGGGCCGGATGCGCGACGCGAGCGCCGGCTACCACGCGCGGCTGGAGCAGGCCCTGGCCGGGCCACGGCGCGCCACCTCGGCCTCGGCCGGGGCGACCCCCCGTCTCCAGGTCAACGGGTGAGGGGGCAACAGATGACGACGCACCGCAACGCCCACGTCCTGCGCTGCCCCACCCGCTGGAGCGATGTCGACCAGAACGGTCACATCAACAATGCCCGGCTGGTCGGCTACATCCAGGAGGGAATCTACGACCTCTTTCACCACCACGCGCAGGCGGTGCAGGATTCACTCTTTTCAGCGGGTTTCCTGATCGCGCGGCACGAGATCGATTATCTGGAACAGCTGCACCACCGACCGGAACCCCTGCTGGTGCGGTTGACGGTGGAGCGGCTCGGCCGCAGTTCGGCACACGTTCGGGTGGACGTC
It includes:
- a CDS encoding FtsK/SpoIIIE domain-containing protein, whose amino-acid sequence is MSLNRHLTRGRDVARTAGDHAADMFAPLTLIARGLRRHVGWTKSRWQATPKERRGPALLLTAAGVMGVVLLPHGPLLAVVTLVASAAWSGRERKPAPTPEPDPADVKLPALYAALTPYLATPDDVCPLYRPDGRYQDAFAGWAFDADGRLAALEIGYPAYFTDTEPTARARIEQVLQAKAGRGREYRFDWDLECSRLQVTALAPLPGDIPAQTWVTTPGEIVLGFTDPQATQRMIPVSHDGRSGHQPPVIWRTGPRSGEPHLLALGSTGSGTSTLLRTIALQALAHGDLLVIDGAGTGEHACLVNRPGVHTVETSLRGALAALDWAARETERRLAALNLARYRGEPAPADVSRPLWLLLDHPTELTELAQAEGHPDPQDLLELPLRQGRAARVTVVVVDAIEAVDRISPTVRAAARARVVLGDLDTQDLRLALGVPLDLAPATLTPAGRGYARIGAQPPVRLQVPATVDPLDEEAPARLRDAVIALLPHRDSRIEAPAPPRPQHQPQVAPAAEQDAAGAAPRVELRKAELGNPR
- a CDS encoding GNAT family N-acetyltransferase; the encoded protein is MELRTTGYDHPDAELLTAEVQQEYIRRYGEVDVTEMRPEHFSAPHGIFVVGYLDGAPVACGGWRAKDSSHPFLLDGDAELKRMFVVPTARGRGLARVMLRHLEEQAGAAGRTRVVLETGTEQPEAVALYASEGYQPITKFGLYRDAPKCICLGKELAPR
- a CDS encoding ankyrin repeat domain-containing protein, translating into MAESHEPLPSAAAAEASEEAELIELAGRIFEAARSGDAEALGAFLTAGAPANLANDRGDTLLMLAAYHGHAAAVRLLLERGADPNLANDRGQTPLAGTVFKGADEALTALLEGGADPHAGQPSAFDTAQMFGKQELVDRFAGR